The DNA segment ACAGGCAAGTAAGAATTGATTCTTAGTTCCTGTTTAAAAGGGACAAATACCAGGTTACTGCATGTTCTGTGTCACAGGAAATTACTCTGACTGATAAAACATGGTTAATTCACCATATAaactttgaattatttttgaagaaaaaaaaaaaaaagacatcagatACACATATTCAACAAAAACTGTTATGAAACaggttttgaaattatttttgagaaagAACTACATTGATCTAAGTAAAACACAAGTCTGAATTCTTGAATGCTTTAATTATCTTAATGACTAACAACAGTTTGATTCAGACACTATACTTGACAGATCATTTTGGTAATGCAGGCTAGAAGACAGAAAACGCAACTCCTCGCTAAATATCTTGACTGCTCCTAACTTAAAAGCATATTGCAAGAAgtgtggcattttaaaaaagttcaACTGAACTAAATGAGTTCAACACCTAATAAAAACTATCAATGACATTAAATACTGGAATGTGTTTTGTAATTCTGAAAATCTCTAGCAAGTGGGAAGTCAGACGTTTTCAGAACTAGTAAATCCCAAATTCTTTAAGTGTCTGTTTCTTTAGGAGGAATTTAACCAACTGACATAAGAAAAAACCTGAACGTGATAAGATTGACTTTGAGtgatacagaaaatgtttgatAACCTAATCATTTCAGCCAGCtacatattttaatttacttccTTGTTGGAAAGCCAGCCAGCTGCACAGAACAACCTGAATACTGGTTTCTACTAATTTACttcattaaatggaaaaataaataattacaaagGCCAAAATgtctttgcaaaagaaaggtCAATATTGCAATACATGTTAGAGATGATAACCGCACAATAAATTTAGGCTGCTTTAcagtatttattaatttattagcATTTTCCTTTACATTCTGGGGTATATTACCTTGACGTCTATATAGTGACAGGCACAGTATACAAATATTACTGTACAGCTATGCAGTTCAGTTGAATAAGCAGAATGGTCATTGACCGCAACCACATGAACAGACAAGTTCTCACCTTGTTTAGCAGCTCTGACCCACCTTCATTTAATGGAGCCAGTTTTGGTTTAATGAGATCTGCACTGGgctaaagaaataataaaggttaaaaaattaaattatacacATTTCTAGGAGGAAGAAAAGTATTCCATTAGTCTGTAAGATAACTACTGACAGTCAATTCAGCTTTcttttgtaaagcaaattacTGACCTTGTATTTCAAGTTCATTTTTTACTGGTACTTTGGCTCCTAAGCTATATACTTCACTTTCAGCTAAAGTTAAACAAAAGTACTGCAGAGAGACATAAAAGGATTGCAAACTTGAATTTACAAAAGACTACCGATGCTACAGCAACCAAAGacaaaggagcaaggaaaacagaaaaaaatatttgagtgATTGTAAGAGTAAAAACTATTTACACAGctccaaataattttcttattttaagtaTTCAAACATAATATATATTAACTAAATATACCTTTACACTACAAACCAAATAAGGTGCAACCATAATCATACAAGATAAGCTAGAGTGACATCTGCATTGTGGAATCTTCTCAGCTGTTGACTCCATGTTGGGACAGCAAATGTCCCAGTCTTATCCCAGTTTCCAGGAGGAAGGGAACTCGGGAGCAGACACTCCAACACATCCCTGGTCTGGCTGACTTTGCGATGAGCATTATGAGACATGCCCTGGATGTGCAGAATCTGCAATCTGGAAACAGCCAAGGCAATTCAGTGTGAGCCTTGGTGCTGAACTGCAAAATGCTCATTTTTGAAGACTTTCAAAGATCGTTTTGAAAAAAGcgtgggggttttgttttggttttctctctTAAACACAAAGAGTCAGTACTAAGTATTTTAAACATCTGTCATGACTCCACATGACATTTGATTAtgatttgattaaaataaaactctaCCTTCTTGTTCGAAGATGTAAATTCTGACTTTTCAAACTCAGCAACCTGTTCCAACAAttctcttgaaaagaaaaataaagggagGCATTTATTTACTAAAAGAGCTATGCTGTGAAACACACTTTACCAGGCTGATGCTATGCTCATTATCGCATGTAAGATTCTTGTTAGAAGTACAGAATGAAGTTCTATGCAAATATAATAAATGCAACAGATCATGTCATGCAATGGTATGGTATATGCATTAGAACTGTCAAGATTTAGCATCCTTGATTAAAATATAATCTACTCGGACAACAAAGGCTTTTCAGTCAAATCCCGTCACCTGCTCTTAACTGATTAAAGTAAGAATATTACCAATAAAATTTGACAAATTTGAAATTATTGCATATCTTGCTACTTTATAGATGGAAGACTTGAAACTAACCGATCATCAATACAATAGTAAAAGGTTTCTATGGTTAGGAaaagaatgcaaatatttaacaCTTTGAAGTTTTCTTATTATTGAAAGACATTCTGTATATCCCAGCATACGTTACCGATTCTCCAATTCAGAGACGTCTGTCTGTAACTTAAGGTACCATTTCTCAGCTTGCGAAAAGAGCTGCCGCAGAAGTAAAACATTGGTGTAAGTTGTATTTATGAGCTCTGACTCCACTTCACTGTGTACAACAGTCCGCAGTCCATCCAGCATGTCTATCACCTCATCGACTGTGAAGGTCTCCTCAACAAGTCTAAACAGAGCAGTCAAGATGAGTCATGTAAGATAAAGGTAACAATTTTGGATTGTTAAGAGACTTCGCTACACAGGTATCACTCTTATATAACGCCATGTCCTTCTGAAATCATTCACTGTCAGTAGTTATTAGATGACCACGGCACTACTAATTGGTTATTGTATTTCAATTTTCTCTTGGAAACATTACAATCACAAATATTACTTCAGCTACAGTCTTGCATcaaatttagaaaacagaagcaaagtaTAAAGCAATGTCATGCTGTCGATACCTATGTTAATTCCTAAGAATTTGAATAACTTTTAGTTTTACAAGGACTTGACTTGTACCATTCCAAAAATTATTGGGTCTTTCTTCCTCACTAAGAACATACAAATGTAAACAAAGAAAAGTCGCCCCATAAAGCATTTAAACCTGCAATTGTTGCTAGcatattttgctttattcttgCTCAGAACTGCCCCCCACGGTACCTGCTGTCCTTAAGGTCCTGAAAACAAGAATCCACTGTTTTGAGACACAGGCCACGCTTAAAACGAGCAAAGCGCATGTAGTTGATCACTTCATTCTGGTGGTGCTCATTAAGGCCTAGCTCTGCCTGCCGATAAGGATATAAGCACAAAGACAAATGCACACTGAAGTAAGTAAAAAGGAGCACAAGCATCATGAAGACTTGCCTTCCAACTAGTTTCTGTGCTTGCTTTCATAGCGTTATCATGTTAACTAGTATGTTAAAAAACAACCATATTTTCATACATGTAATCCCTATATACCTCACATAAGTGCACCGCCTCTAAAAGCACCAGTGCTTGGAAGCAAGTCCTCAAGTGACCAGTACCCTCGGAAAAAGTCACACAAAATCAGAGACAATCAGAGGATCAGAACCAGAAGGACTGTACGGGAGAGGAAGCTCTTGGGTAAATTTGTATTACATGTACATGTGTATAAATTAGCCGAATGATGTATCTTTTATAGACGTGCTAACAAAAATACACAGGAAAGTATGTTATGTTTCTTTGCTAGTCTATATGTAAAATCTTGAGACTTCTTATATAATCTCAAACGATAATCTGAATTTGTTTCTCAACAGCCTATTGCCCAGAAACAAATATTCCCAGGGCAAATTAAGAAGGAAGCGTTTTTAAATCTGGCTAACTAGCCCTTCTATGCATGCCTCTATTTCAAAAGGAGGAGTATTGGCATGGCCAATTATGTTAGAATAAATCTTGCTCTTGCAGGTAGCACAAGTCACAAGGAGGCATGACAGGGCACAAATGGGAGTTTATCATCACAGTCTCCGATGAGCTGCTGCAACCAAAGGTGAAGTCCATTTTGTTTACTCCAATGTACTTAGTATTGCTGGTGTTGGAGACAGCAACGTAGCAATTCAGACAAACACTTAATCTGATCACCCAGTCCTTACTAATCCAACTGCGCAGGGTAGCTCCAGTCAAAATGCAATACTGCGATAGCTGGATGAACAATGCTGAAAATGTGAGCGCAGACCTCAACTGCCTGGAAAGTAAAGGCAGCGTAGGAAACAGCGACAGCAGTAAATAAAACAAGCTCTCACAACATGGTTGCGAGTCCCACATCTCCCACAAAGTCCCACATCTTACAAATGAGAGATGATAGGAAAAGCTCCATTAATGTTCTCTTTGCTGTTGCCGGGTTTTCTTTAGGTGAAAAGTTTCTATTCATTACAGACAGAAAGCAGACAGTGCTGAAACCTCACCATCTAGAAAACAGCCTCGAAAGGAAATTAAACCAGTAAATAAACATATCAAGGCAGGCCAAAGCCACTCGCCATCTCTAGGCCCGCCGCGCCGAGACGCCCTTCAGCAACCGGGGCACTGGATCCCGCACAAAACCCCAGCCCCACTGGTCTCCACAGGCGGCAGACCTacccgcgcccccccccccaaccccggaCGATGGGCCGCCTCTCCCCGGTGGGACTTGACCGGGCCGCCTCCCTGCCCGGGCCCTGCCCCGGCGCACGGCGACGGCCGGCCGAGGCGGAGGCGGAGAGCCTGCTCACGGCTGTGGCGGGGAACAAGGCCGGCCAGACGGCGTCGCCGTCCCCCTCCCGGGAGAACTGAGGGCCGGCGGCGCTGCTACTCACCATGGCGGCCGCTTCGCCGGCGCTCAGGCAGCGGGGCTGACGGTTGCCATAGAGAACGCAGCCTCGCGAGTACCGTCGCTGCGCTCCTATTGGCGGCGGCTGGCTCACGTCACTCGCACcgcccacctcctcccctcccctccccaggggGTTGCGCAGCCGCCTTCCCAGCGCCTCGCACTctcggcgggcggcggcgcccgTTTCCCGGGGCAACCGCCGTTGCCCGCCGGGAGCTCGCGCTCGGCCCGGACCCTGTCTCCCCCCCGGCACCGCCTGCGCATGCGCACctacgcccccccccccccaactgcgCGGCGGCCTGTCAGGCCCGGCTGGGTGATGGGGGTCCGTCGGTGGAGCTGCGGGTGCCCTCCTTCCCGATGGAAACgggggcgggcggagggggGAGCAAGCAGGTGGGAAGGGCTGTGCGAGGGGCTTTTTGCAAcattggggggtttggggttggtcGGTTGTTTTTTCTTGATGCCATCAGGAAATAAAAGAGTTGTTCAGCTTTTGGGATTCTTTGCTTCTCTCACTGTTAAGATATGAAAGAGGGAGGGAGtctcctggggagggaagacCTGGCAGTTGGACAGAGGTGAGCAAAATGAATGGGAACCCCTTAAAATCATAGTAAAAGGGAAGTGGGTGTGCCTTGATGAGCTTTGTAATTGGTAAAGCAGTTTTCATTTAGGAGCTCCGTTCTGCACTGAGATCTTCGCATTCGGTGTTATCGCCCGAGGTGTTGCAAATCTGGTCTGTCCTGGTTCATACCACTGCCGTAACCCTGTGACACCCAATACCTCCCATTCTGTAGCCTAACGCTCCGAAGCTGCTCTGGTGTAACAGGGTGGACGCTCGGATCGCAGGGTGACAACATGGctgaggctggcagggacctcaGGGGTTCATCGgctccaaccccctgctcaggcagggccaccCGGAGCTGGTGGCCCAGGTCTGTGTCCGGACATCTTCCGAATTTCTCCAAGGAGGGACACTCCAtggcctctctgggcaacccggGCCAGCGCTtcatcaccctcacagtgaaaaattgTTTCCTGGTGTTCAGGGGGAAACTCCTGTGTGTCAGTCTGTGCCCCTCGCtcctggtcctgtcactgggcaccactggaaagaccctggctctgtcctctgtGCGCCCTGCCTTCAGGTATTCATATAAAATCAGTAAGattcccctgagccttctcttccccaggctgaaacatcccagctctctcagcctttcctcataggagagatgctctggGCCCTTCACCGTCTgtgtggccctttgctggactctttccagtaTGTCCATCTCTTCTTTTGTACCGGGGAGCCTGGCACTGGACCCAGTACCCCACGGAACTGCTGGAGTCTCTTCTTAGGGAAACCATGGTGAATTCTTGAGTTGGACAAGATTGATAGCTTTTAAATATGGACTAATAGCCCTTACATGACAGAACCTGAAATTGTTTCTAAACAGTATAAACTTGTTTATAACGTTCTAGTGTTAGACAGATGCATACAATATGGTGAGTGCTTAATAAAACTGAAACCTGGACACTCCTAAGTTTAGTTTTGCTTGTGCTCCATAACGCAAACAACCAAAACCGAAGCAGCAAACAGAAATCACAGCGATAATTATCTTTAGAAACAGATGGATGATAcaacaatgaaataaatgttattttcccAGCAATAGCACCATGTATGTGGACTCAAGTACAAAGAGTTTATGCAGtgtgaagcattttaaaaaacatggatCAGTCTCTTAGTTATATCATGGCCTTACAAATCAATTTTAATGGGCTTTATTCATAGGTAATAATCTAgttacacatttttcttcaatattttttcACAGCAGCCATAAAAAATGAgttctacattttttttgtaGAGATGGTAGAAATTAGATAGTATATAATATAGCCCATCTGTTTGTAATGTGCCTATTAGCAACACTTGTTAGTTCCATATGCAATGCACTAGATGTATCTGTGTTCTTTACAGTTACTACAATGGTTTTGTCTTCATAATAAACTGCGATAATGAATACATTAGTCCATTGACATGATTggacttttaatttttttcaattttttgaTCAAGGAGCATGAGAAGGACCCTGTGTTACAACTCTTGATTCCTTAAACGCAACCTTAAGACTGTTTACCTATCTGTTTTTACAAGTGACATAACCTATTGGCTTTGGCCATGATATCGTCTGTTACCATTCACTTTTGAGTATTTGTACACGCAAACCGCCCCTGTGCAAGCGCACTTAATTCACAGTTTCTGCTGTCACAAGTGTGATTTACCATT comes from the Haliaeetus albicilla chromosome 2, bHalAlb1.1, whole genome shotgun sequence genome and includes:
- the LZTFL1 gene encoding leucine zipper transcription factor-like protein 1 isoform X2; its protein translation is MAELGLNEHHQNEVINYMRFARFKRGLCLKTVDSCFQDLKDSRLVEETFTVDEVIDMLDGLRTVVHSEVESELINTTYTNVLLLRQLFSQAEKWYLKLQTDVSELENRELLEQVAEFEKSEFTSSNKKPSADLIKPKLAPLNEGGSELLNKTVACLQEENEKLKTRLKTIETQATAALDEKSKLEKSLKDLQMIQGDQKDITELENKVAALKCQFEKTLNDSTANQKFLEENLVTTKHDLLKLQDQLSTAEKELEKKFQQTSAYRNMKEILTKKNEQIKDLRKKLSKYEPED
- the LZTFL1 gene encoding leucine zipper transcription factor-like protein 1 isoform X1, with translation MAELGLNEHHQNEVINYMRFARFKRGLCLKTVDSCFQDLKDSRLVEETFTVDEVIDMLDGLRTVVHSEVESELINTTYTNVLLLRQLFSQAEKWYLKLQTDVSELENRELLEQVAEFEKSEFTSSNKKPSADLIKPKLAPLNEGGSELLNKTVACLQEENEKLKTRLKTIETQATAALDEKSKLEKSLKDLQMIQGDQKTNANQDITELENKVAALKCQFEKTLNDSTANQKFLEENLVTTKHDLLKLQDQLSTAEKELEKKFQQTSAYRNMKEILTKKNEQIKDLRKKLSKYEPED